Proteins encoded together in one Macadamia integrifolia cultivar HAES 741 chromosome 8, SCU_Mint_v3, whole genome shotgun sequence window:
- the LOC122085873 gene encoding xyloglucan galactosyltransferase XLT2-like has translation MLPLSESQQHVQSQFLKNPKAPDSPDRKKPVLYSIHVYISTHQTKAWLIFSILLLQLLILLIARSLPVSVSLRHFSPPSNSVRNSSTEEQCISGKVYVYDLPPMFNRELSDNCQDLDPWKSRCDALSNGGFGQRATGLEGIVPKNLISTWYWTDQFASEIIFHNRILGHHCRTLDPNSATAFYLPFYAGLAVGKYLWSNYSAHERDYHCQMLLNWVKEQPFWNRSNGWDHFMMMGRITWDFRRSKDEDWGSKCLYLPEMRNITRLLIERSPWDYFDVGVPYPTSFHPRTELDVRQWQEFVRSRNRKTLFCFAGAARKTIKNDFRGILLQQCRNESESCRTLDCAGERCSNGTSAILDMFLTSDFCLQPRGDSFTRRSIFDCMVAGSIPVFFWKRSAYYQYEWFLPGDPGSYSVFIDRNEVKNGTSIGRVLERFNKEEVSRMRETIINYIPKFVYSEPNEGLVGIKDAFDVAIDGVLRRFSEHWKYKW, from the coding sequence ATGCTTCCCTTATCGGAATCTCAGCAGCACGTACAGTCTCAGTTCCTGAAAAACCCCAAAGCTCCAGACTCTCCCGATCGAAAGAAACCAGTTCTGTATTCGATCCACGTCTACATCTCCACCCACCAAACCAAGGCATGGCTGATCTTCAGCATTCTCTTACTTCAGCTTCTTATCCTTCTCATAGCTCGTTCTCTTCCCGTATCTGTCTCTCTCCGCCATTTCTCCCCTCCGAGCAATTCCGTCCGCAACAGCTCCACCGAAGAACAATGCATCTCCGGGAAGGTTTATGTCTACGATCTCCCACCAATGTTCAACAGAGAGCTCTCCGACAACTGTCAAGACTTGGATCCTTGGAAATCTCGCTGCGACGCGCTCTCCAACGGCGGTTTCGGACAGAGAGCTACGGGGCTTGAAGGAATCGTGCCGAAGAATCTGATATCTACGTGGTACTGGACTGATCAGTTTGCTTCGGAGATAATTTTCCACAATCGCATTTTGGGGCACCATTGTCGAACCCTGGACCCCAATTCTGCCACTGCCTTCTACCTTCCTTTCTACGCGGGTCTCGCCGTCGGCAAGTATCTCTGGTCCAATTACAGCGCTCACGAACGTGATTACCATTGCCAGATGCTGCTCAATTGGGTAAAGGAGCAGCCGTTCTGGAATCGTTCCAATGGCTGGGATCACTTCATGATGATGGGTCGCATCACCTGGGATTTCCGGAGGTCTAAAGACGAAGATTGGGGTTCGAAATGCCTCTACCTGCCGGAGATGAGGAATATCACGCGACTCCTCATCGAGCGGAGCCCTTGGGATTACTTCGACGTCGGTGTCCCTTACCCAACCAGTTTCCACCCCCGAACTGAATTGGATGTTCGGCAATGGCAGGAATTCGTAAGATCACGCAACCGCAAAACCCTCTTCTGCTTCGCCGGTGCGGCGCGTAAGACGATCAAGAACGACTTCCGGGGGATCCTGTTACAACAATGTCGCAACGAGTCAGAATCATGCCGAACCTTGGACTGTGCCGGGGAACGTTGCTCCAACGGCACCTCTGCGATTCTGGACATGTTTCTGACCTCGGATTTCTGCTTGCAGCCGAGAGGAGATAGCTTTACCAGACGATCCATATTCGATTGTATGGTGGCTGGTTCGATCCCAGTCTTCTTCTGGAAGAGATCAGCTTACTATCAGTACGAGTGGTTCTTGCCCGGAGATCCGGGGAGTTACTCAGTATTTATAGACCGTAACGAGGTGAAGAATGGGACTTCCATAGGAAGGGTTCTTGAGCGATTTAACAAAGAAGAAGTAAGCAGAATGAGAGAGACGATCATCAATTACATACCTAAATTCGTGTATTCTGAACCGAATGAGGGTTTGGTTGGTATTAAGGATGCGTTCGATGTTGCCATTGATGGAGTCTTGAGAAGATTCAGTGAGCATTGGAAGTATAAGTGGTAA